The Dehalococcoidia bacterium genomic interval ACTCATTTGGCGGTTCAGGAACCACTGGCGCAGTGGCACACAAGATGGGACGGCGTTGGATCATGGTTGAACTGGAGGAGACCTGCCACACGCACATCATTCCCCGGCTGAAGAAAGTGATTGACGGAGAAGACCCGGGCGGCATCACGGAGGCAGTGGGCTGGAAGGGTGGCGGAGGGTTCCGCTATTACCGCCTTGCACCATCCCTTTTGGAGAAGGACAAGTGGGACCGATGGGTTATTAGCCGGGAGTTCAATCCCGCCATGCTGGCGGAAGCCGTCTGCAAGCTGGAGGGCTTCATCTATGCGCCCAGCGATACGGTCTACTGGCAGCACGGACATTCTACGGAGCGGGACTTCATCTATGTCACCACCCAGAACCTGAGCCATGAACAGCTCCAGCAGCTAAGCGACGAAGTCGGGCCGGAACGCTCGCTTCTGGTGCTCTGCTCCGCTTTTCGCGGTCAGGCCGGAAGCTATCCCAACCTGACGGTGAAGAAGATTCCAAAGCAGGTCCTCTCTCGCTGTGAATGGGGCCATGATGATTACAGTCTGAAGGTAGAGAACCTGCCCAAAGCGCCGCAGAAGATGGGGCAGATGGGGATGGATTTAACATGATTGAGCGTTATTCCGGCGCAGGCCGGAATTCAGATGGCTTATGGACGAACTTGGACTCCGGTTTTCACCGGAGTGACGGAATCGGGGGTAATACGAACTTATGGAAGACGATAAACCCAAGTCCGAGTTGATCCTTTATCAGACAGAGGATGGAAAGACGCGCATTGAGGTGCGGCTTGAGGGGAAGACGGTCTGGTTATCACTTAGTGAGATGACTGAACTGTTCCAGCGCGATAAATCGGTGATCTCCAAGCACATCAAGAACATCTTCGAAGAAGGAGAACTCAAACCGGAGGCAACTGTTGCAAACTATGCAACAGTTCAGCAAGAAGGAAGCCGCAGTGTTTCCCGGATGATTGAATACTTCAACCTCGATGTCATAATATCCGTCGGATATCGTGTCCGGTCGCCGCGGGGCACGCAGTTTCGTATCTGGGCCACCGAGCGGTTGCGCGAGTTTATCATCAAGGGTTTCACGCTCAATGACGATCTTCTCAAACAAGCTGGCGGAGGCAACTACTTTGAGGAACTGCTGGCGCGTATCCGGGATATCCGCTCTTCGGAAAAGATATTCTGGCGCAAAGTGCTCGATATCTATGCCACCAGCATCGACTATGACCCAAACGTCGATGTCTCCCAGCAGTTTTTTGCCACGGTGCAGAACAAGATGCATTGGGCAGCCCACGGGCATACCGCGGCAGAGATCGTCGCTGAGCGGGCGGATGCGACGCTGCCCACTATGGGATTGACGAGTTGGACAGGCAGCCGTCCGCGCAAATCTGATGTGGGTGTGGCCAAAAATTACCTGAAGGCGGAAGAACTGGATGCGTTGAACCGGATTGTGACTGCCTACCTTGAATTTGCCGAGCTACAGGCACGCAACCGCAGGCCAATGTACATGCGAGATTGGATTACGAAGTTGGACGATTTTCTCCGCCTGAGCGATCAGGAGATACTCACCCACGCGGGCAAGGTCAGCCATGAAGTCGCCCTCAAAAAAGCCGAAGAACAATACGAAGAGTTCCATGCCAAGCAATTGGCAGAGCCCACTGAAGTTGAGAAACACTTTCTGGATGCGGT includes:
- a CDS encoding virulence RhuM family protein, with amino-acid sequence MEDDKPKSELILYQTEDGKTRIEVRLEGKTVWLSLSEMTELFQRDKSVISKHIKNIFEEGELKPEATVANYATVQQEGSRSVSRMIEYFNLDVIISVGYRVRSPRGTQFRIWATERLREFIIKGFTLNDDLLKQAGGGNYFEELLARIRDIRSSEKIFWRKVLDIYATSIDYDPNVDVSQQFFATVQNKMHWAAHGHTAAEIVAERADATLPTMGLTSWTGSRPRKSDVGVAKNYLKAEELDALNRIVTAYLEFAELQARNRRPMYMRDWITKLDDFLRLSDQEILTHAGKVSHEVALKKAEEQYEEFHAKQLAEPTEVEKHFLDAVKKIEQLNPGETKRKKRRKSE